A window of Phaeobacter gallaeciensis DSM 26640 genomic DNA:
TCAAGCGGCCCCTGTCGTTCCGGCGTCTGAACCGGCATCGGATTCTGCGGAACAGCCTGCCCCGGCGCCCCGAGTGCGTAGCCTGGATCCGGCGGATCGTATTGGCGCGGATGAGCGGGTGAGCGTGCAAGCCGCCGCGGGCGTGCGGCTGGGGTTCACCCCCGGTCAGCAGCGGATCGAACTCACCGGCACGGCGGTGGATATGACTCTGATGGAAGATCTGAAGGCCTGGCTGCGCCGTCGCTGAACAGAGTCTGGCAAGAGTATGCAAAAAGACCCTGATACAGGCGTATCAGGGTCTTTTGCGTTTCCGGGGGATATGCCTCGGCGGGCTTATCGACCCACCCCGATATAGGTCTCGAACCCGGCGCGTTTGGCGGCTTTGGCGGTGTAGATATTGCGCAGATCCACCATCCGGGGCTGCGCCATCTTGCGCGCCAGCGCCTTCAGATCGAGGGCGCGAAATTCATTCCATTCCGTCAGCAGCACCACCAGATCGGCGTTGCGCGCGGCCTTATAGGGATCCTCCTCCCATTTGACACCGGGCAAGAGATCGCGGCCCTCGGCCTCGCCCTGCGGGTCCACCACCTTCACCTTGGCGCCACCGCCAATGAGGGCCGGTACGATGGTGAGGCTGGGCGCCTCGCGCATGTCATCGGTATTGGGTTTGAAGGTGACGCCGAGCACTGCGATGGTCTTGCCGTTGAAACTGCCATCACAGGCGTCGCGCAGCTTCTCCAGCATCCGTGCTTTGACCTCCTGATTGACCCGCATCACGGTTTCGGTGATCTGCATCGGATAGGCGTGGTCCTGACCGATGCGCGCCAGCGCGGCGGTGTCCTTGGGAAAACACGACCCGCCATAGCCGGGGCCGGCATGCAGGAACTTATTGCCGATGCGCCCGTCCAGACCGATGCCGCGGGCGACTTCCTTGACGTCTGATCCCACCCGCTCACAGAGGCCTGCGATTTCATTCATGAAGGTGATCTTGGTCGCCAGAAACGCATTGGCGGCATATTTGATCATCTCGGCACTTTCGAGATCGGTGGTGA
This region includes:
- a CDS encoding UDP-glucose dehydrogenase family protein — protein: MRIAMIGTGYVGLVSGVCFSDFGHDVVCVDKDAAKIARLQAGEVPIYEPGLEDLMARNVAAGRLAFTDDLAAAVAEAEAVFIAVGTPTRRGDGHADLTYVMAASEEIAAALQGYTVVVTKSTVPLGTNRQVKQVIAKSNPAAEFDVASNPEFLREGAAIDDFMRPDRVVVGVQNDRAAEVMAEIYRPLYLRDFPILTTDLESAEMIKYAANAFLATKITFMNEIAGLCERVGSDVKEVARGIGLDGRIGNKFLHAGPGYGGSCFPKDTAALARIGQDHAYPMQITETVMRVNQEVKARMLEKLRDACDGSFNGKTIAVLGVTFKPNTDDMREAPSLTIVPALIGGGAKVKVVDPQGEAEGRDLLPGVKWEEDPYKAARNADLVVLLTEWNEFRALDLKALARKMAQPRMVDLRNIYTAKAAKRAGFETYIGVGR